The following are from one region of the Rhodopirellula sp. P2 genome:
- a CDS encoding DUF4159 domain-containing protein → MAVEFATPQTKPSHADAPSPEQRLKGVLDLSPNEIGGEVTTHSEDAAPGHVKQIHQPSTPATFSRQLFGHRRWILAALILLMGGAAFAQRGYWGRRNRSLPADRNGVPTWEVDSRFPQDSFTFARIEYDSYGGRGRGGGGCWTDYPDSDLNFSLRLQQLTSLKVNPDPVVIRLTDEELFDYPFIYIIEPGGLVFSDAEVKALRKYCLNGGFLMVDDFWGDSQYENLRSELKRVFPDRDPFEVPLAHEIFHIVYDLKEKPQVPAINSARRGADGSVGSWEWSRDGSDTSVPHYRAITDDEDRIMVFICHNTDLGDGWEREGEDQWYFDEFSVKKAYPMGINIVTYAMTH, encoded by the coding sequence ATGGCGGTCGAATTCGCAACGCCACAGACCAAACCAAGTCACGCGGATGCCCCCTCACCCGAGCAACGCCTGAAGGGCGTGCTCGACCTCTCCCCCAATGAAATTGGGGGAGAGGTGACGACGCATTCCGAAGACGCTGCTCCTGGCCACGTCAAACAAATTCACCAGCCATCCACCCCGGCAACCTTCTCTCGCCAACTGTTTGGCCATCGTCGTTGGATCCTTGCCGCGTTGATTCTCTTGATGGGTGGGGCCGCATTCGCGCAACGTGGTTACTGGGGACGTCGCAACCGATCGCTTCCCGCTGATCGCAACGGGGTGCCAACCTGGGAAGTCGATTCACGCTTCCCTCAGGACAGCTTCACGTTCGCTCGAATTGAATACGATTCCTACGGCGGTCGTGGTCGAGGTGGCGGTGGCTGCTGGACCGACTATCCCGACAGCGATCTCAACTTCTCGCTTCGTCTGCAGCAACTCACATCTCTGAAGGTCAATCCCGATCCGGTGGTCATCCGCCTGACCGACGAGGAATTGTTTGACTACCCGTTCATCTACATCATCGAACCCGGTGGCCTCGTCTTTTCAGATGCGGAGGTGAAAGCTCTTCGCAAGTACTGCCTCAACGGTGGCTTCCTGATGGTGGATGATTTCTGGGGCGATTCCCAGTACGAAAATCTGCGCAGCGAACTCAAACGCGTGTTCCCCGATCGCGATCCATTTGAAGTTCCTTTGGCACACGAGATCTTTCACATCGTCTATGACCTCAAAGAGAAACCCCAAGTCCCAGCGATCAACTCGGCCAGGCGTGGCGCCGATGGCAGCGTGGGATCGTGGGAATGGTCGCGTGACGGAAGCGACACCAGTGTCCCTCACTACCGAGCCATCACCGATGACGAAGACCGCATCATGGTCTTCATTTGCCACAACACCGACCTGGGCGACGGCTGGGAACGCGAAGGCGAAGACCAATGGTACTTCGATGAGTTCTCGGTCAAAAAAGCCTACCCGATGGGAATCAACATCGTGACCTATGCGATGACCCACTGA
- a CDS encoding peptidase MA family metallohydrolase: MNASGFLVDIQRDEHRVLRSRSQSWVRGPACDRQQRVSTRLLCTVVVCTLLATLGRPATGLAASYDDAVQQFRHGQYDDAAATAAFEVERGVWSERWPRLLIQCQLTQGDHAAALQTYREALQRYPTSIALRYMGLDVLRFNGLQDEVGQAEADLFAQMQRAFAGYITRDNLVAAGRFLTGRGEDARKVLEMFYDRVRERDPEYLDAYLATAELAIRKGDFQVAADTLQQAMKLGEKTPELHHLLAKALESSDGQTAAEQIAMALRINPQHLPSLQWLAERAIDRERYDDAKDIANQMLQINLHEPSAWALLAVIAHLNGEYDVEKLMRAAALSTWEQNPDVDHLIGKKLSEKYRFAEGAEYQNLALSADPLHIAASFQLAQDMLRLGEEEIGWEIAGEVAKADPYNVVAYNLMTLRDRTSKFSVLKQDGIQVRMDAKEAKLYGDAVLELLLDAKQVLCEKYDVRPDKPILVEIFPHQNDFAIRTFGLPGGAGYLGVCFGRVITANSPASQGERPSNWKSVLWHEFCHVVTLEKTKNRMPRWLSEGISVYEERQRNPSWGEKMTPQYRSMLLSDELTPVSDLSAAFLSPPSATALQFAYYESSLVIEFLIEQHGQEALLAVLDDLAAGIPINDALTRHTGSLQRLDAQFDAYAKQRANQFGALADWSRDTLPDDGDLTTWKGWTRAHPTNYWGLRELAKSAIEAGQWEQALVPLLRMQQLGVLTGERDGPLEWLARAHRELGHDRQEIRAIQDNLAQSSDALPALRRWINIGQSEEQWENVLDASQQALAIQPLLPEFHLASAVAAEKLDRHDLAVEALSALLELDPVDPAALHFRLANAYDLQNESFPAKHHALMALELAPRYRDAHRLLWKLQHAASRSDPATADPADVENPEAVKVPAIEEEETL; this comes from the coding sequence GTGAATGCATCTGGTTTCCTTGTTGACATCCAACGCGACGAACATCGCGTGCTCCGCTCGCGTTCTCAATCATGGGTCCGCGGCCCGGCTTGCGACCGCCAGCAACGCGTCTCCACGAGGCTGCTTTGCACTGTCGTTGTCTGCACTCTGCTGGCGACGCTCGGCAGGCCCGCGACCGGTTTGGCAGCCAGCTACGACGACGCGGTGCAACAATTTCGCCACGGCCAGTACGACGACGCTGCAGCAACCGCCGCCTTCGAAGTCGAGCGAGGTGTCTGGAGCGAACGTTGGCCGCGGTTGTTGATCCAGTGCCAACTGACCCAAGGCGACCACGCCGCCGCCCTGCAAACTTATCGCGAAGCGTTGCAGCGATATCCAACCAGCATCGCGCTGCGGTACATGGGACTCGATGTGCTGCGTTTCAATGGCTTGCAAGATGAAGTCGGCCAAGCAGAAGCGGACTTGTTCGCGCAAATGCAACGCGCCTTCGCGGGATACATCACCCGTGACAACCTGGTTGCTGCGGGGCGCTTCCTCACCGGTCGTGGCGAAGACGCACGCAAGGTCCTGGAGATGTTCTACGATCGGGTCCGAGAGCGTGACCCTGAATACCTCGACGCCTACTTGGCCACAGCCGAACTGGCCATTCGAAAAGGCGATTTTCAAGTCGCCGCCGACACGCTTCAGCAAGCGATGAAACTGGGCGAAAAGACGCCTGAACTACACCATTTGCTCGCCAAAGCATTGGAATCCAGCGATGGGCAGACGGCCGCCGAACAGATCGCGATGGCTCTTCGCATCAACCCGCAACATCTGCCTTCGCTGCAGTGGTTGGCGGAGCGAGCGATTGATCGAGAACGCTACGACGATGCCAAAGACATCGCAAATCAGATGTTGCAAATCAACCTGCACGAACCATCGGCGTGGGCCTTGCTCGCCGTCATCGCTCACTTGAACGGCGAATACGATGTCGAAAAACTGATGCGTGCCGCGGCGCTCTCGACCTGGGAACAGAACCCTGACGTCGATCACCTGATCGGCAAGAAACTCTCTGAGAAATATCGCTTTGCCGAAGGTGCGGAGTATCAGAACTTGGCCCTCAGCGCCGACCCACTGCACATCGCCGCCAGTTTCCAACTCGCGCAAGACATGCTGCGATTGGGCGAGGAAGAGATCGGTTGGGAAATCGCAGGTGAAGTCGCCAAGGCCGATCCGTACAACGTCGTTGCCTACAACCTGATGACGCTTCGCGACCGGACGTCAAAGTTTTCCGTGCTGAAACAAGACGGTATCCAAGTCCGCATGGACGCCAAAGAAGCCAAGCTTTACGGCGACGCCGTCTTGGAGTTGCTCCTGGATGCCAAGCAAGTCTTGTGCGAGAAATACGACGTCAGGCCGGACAAACCGATCTTGGTGGAGATCTTCCCGCACCAAAACGACTTTGCCATTCGCACGTTTGGTTTGCCGGGCGGGGCAGGGTACCTCGGCGTCTGCTTCGGCCGAGTCATCACCGCCAACAGCCCCGCCTCGCAAGGCGAACGGCCCTCGAATTGGAAAAGCGTTTTGTGGCACGAGTTCTGTCACGTGGTCACGCTCGAAAAAACCAAGAACCGAATGCCGCGTTGGCTCAGCGAAGGCATCTCCGTGTACGAAGAACGCCAACGCAATCCTTCCTGGGGCGAGAAGATGACGCCCCAGTATCGATCGATGCTGCTCTCCGATGAACTGACACCGGTCAGTGACCTGAGTGCCGCCTTTTTGTCGCCCCCTTCCGCGACAGCACTGCAGTTTGCCTACTACGAATCGTCCTTGGTGATTGAATTCCTGATCGAACAACATGGCCAGGAGGCATTGCTGGCCGTGCTGGATGATTTGGCCGCGGGCATTCCGATCAACGACGCCCTGACTCGGCACACGGGATCGCTGCAACGCTTGGACGCCCAGTTTGATGCGTATGCCAAACAACGAGCCAACCAATTCGGGGCGCTGGCCGATTGGTCACGCGACACATTGCCCGACGACGGCGATTTGACAACCTGGAAAGGCTGGACACGGGCCCACCCAACCAATTACTGGGGACTCCGCGAACTGGCGAAAAGTGCGATCGAGGCAGGGCAGTGGGAACAAGCTCTCGTCCCGCTTTTGCGGATGCAGCAATTGGGCGTGCTGACGGGCGAACGCGATGGCCCGCTGGAATGGCTGGCTCGCGCCCACCGTGAACTGGGGCACGACCGCCAAGAAATTCGTGCAATCCAAGACAATCTGGCACAATCCAGCGATGCTTTGCCGGCTTTGCGGCGTTGGATCAACATTGGCCAATCCGAAGAGCAATGGGAAAACGTTCTGGACGCTTCGCAGCAGGCGCTCGCGATCCAGCCCTTGCTGCCTGAATTCCACCTCGCATCCGCCGTCGCTGCCGAAAAGCTTGATCGCCATGATTTGGCGGTGGAGGCTTTGTCGGCGCTGCTGGAATTGGATCCCGTGGATCCAGCGGCGTTGCATTTTCGTTTGGCCAACGCCTACGACCTCCAAAACGAGTCCTTCCCCGCGAAACACCATGCACTGATGGCGTTGGAATTGGCCCCCCGCTACCGCGACGCTCACCGCTTGCTCTGGAAACTGCAGCATGCGGCCTCGCGTAGCGATCCGGCGACTGCGGACCCAGCGGACGTGGAAAATCCTGAGGCCGTGAAAGTGCCCGCCATCGAAGAGGAGGAAACGCTGTGA
- a CDS encoding AAA family ATPase: MTHEDEAQVVEQIRAGRERIVQELSKVIIGQEEVIEQLLICLFAGGHCLITGAPGLAKTLLVSSVAKIFHLKFQRIQFTPDLMPADITGTEILEQSSDGHRKLQFVKGPIFANVILADEINRTPPKTQAALLEAMQEHQVTAGGQRFELEEPFFVLATQNPIEMEGTYPLPEAQLDRFLFNVLIDYLPPKDELAVVLQTTSTKPEPIQPIFTGEDVARFHAAVRRVPIAESIAAYAVRLVSASRPGREGTPDFVNQYASWGAGLRAAQTLVLGAKARALLNGHAHVRTEDIQALAHPTLRHRVLLSYRAEAEGFNVENLVTRLLQEIPTEV, translated from the coding sequence ATGACCCACGAAGACGAAGCCCAAGTGGTGGAGCAAATTCGCGCTGGGCGAGAGCGGATCGTCCAAGAGCTTTCCAAGGTCATCATTGGCCAAGAAGAAGTCATCGAGCAACTCCTGATCTGCCTGTTCGCCGGCGGTCATTGCTTGATCACCGGAGCACCCGGGCTCGCGAAAACGTTGCTGGTCAGCAGCGTCGCGAAAATTTTCCACTTGAAGTTTCAGCGGATTCAGTTCACCCCCGATTTGATGCCGGCGGACATCACCGGAACAGAAATCCTGGAACAATCCTCCGACGGCCACCGCAAACTGCAATTCGTCAAAGGACCGATCTTCGCCAACGTGATCCTGGCTGACGAGATCAACCGGACGCCGCCCAAGACGCAGGCCGCGTTGCTCGAAGCGATGCAAGAACATCAAGTCACGGCCGGCGGCCAGCGATTTGAACTGGAGGAACCGTTCTTCGTGCTGGCAACGCAAAACCCGATCGAGATGGAGGGCACGTACCCGCTGCCCGAAGCCCAACTCGATCGATTCCTGTTCAATGTGTTGATCGATTACCTGCCGCCCAAAGACGAACTGGCGGTGGTTCTGCAAACGACCTCGACGAAACCCGAACCGATCCAGCCGATCTTCACCGGCGAAGACGTCGCTCGCTTTCACGCCGCAGTCCGACGTGTTCCAATCGCGGAATCGATCGCCGCCTACGCCGTGCGTTTGGTCTCCGCGAGTCGGCCGGGACGAGAGGGAACGCCTGACTTCGTCAACCAATACGCTTCTTGGGGCGCGGGCCTTCGAGCCGCTCAAACATTGGTGCTCGGCGCCAAGGCGAGAGCACTCCTCAACGGCCACGCTCACGTCCGAACCGAAGACATCCAGGCTCTCGCTCATCCAACGCTTCGACACCGAGTCCTGCTGAGCTATCGGGCCGAGGCCGAAGGTTTCAATGTTGAGAACCTGGTCACACGACTTCTTCAAGAAATCCCCACGGAAGTCTGA
- a CDS encoding BatA domain-containing protein gives MLAPFFLAGALAVAAPILFHLIRQHPKGAMPFSSVMFLREVPPRLTRRSRLDQWPLLLLRALALLLLAAAFARPFLRGAADQFNDTPVRRIAVLIDRSASMQREDLWDQAVKKAEAVLTDLSAQDQFAVFVFDTETDRIWETSLAATSDERQSALALQALTEIQPTWRATDLGSALREAADWAQWPTESRTPAEDNSSEAEPATRNQPPGPASIVLISDLQDGSKIDALQQNTWPEEVTLDIRRVVPTEQGNATAIVMNDQTRENLQESTGNESNRQLPIRVVNSKLASRFDLTLQWDDASDKQTIQVEADATQIVRMDQPADSATAIVLSGDDSPFDNTIHWVAPEKRSYRLLYVGASEDDPRESLFYYLERVPLDNATRTVSMETVAVPQLPSDLDPRECPLVVVGDVATNDSFSQTLRTYAEAGGRVLFVMDESDSASDVLNCLAAITDDDSLSTQEAKIDDYAMWSRVDFSSPVFASMADPQFNDFSKIQFWNHRDVSGLEEADWNILATFDSGAPALAQSGNIWLLTTGWQPSSSQLALSTKFIPLIAQMFSGNERVATSVAGHVVGTPLPWPPTEGAELVRSDGESSPYEQASDADFVDRPGVYQLKLPDEEPITFASNLSESESQTDAMDEDTLERLGIGLGEAATAEKLTQATLQLRDRELESNQRLWQWLLLAAIGLLVIETLWGGRYAKRIA, from the coding sequence ATGCTCGCCCCGTTTTTCCTGGCCGGTGCACTGGCCGTCGCCGCACCGATTTTGTTCCACCTGATTCGGCAGCATCCCAAGGGTGCGATGCCATTCAGCTCGGTGATGTTCCTGCGCGAGGTCCCGCCACGGCTGACCCGCCGCAGCCGATTGGATCAGTGGCCGCTGTTGCTCCTTCGAGCCTTGGCATTGCTGTTGCTCGCCGCTGCTTTCGCCCGACCGTTCCTTCGCGGCGCCGCGGACCAATTCAACGACACCCCCGTCCGGCGAATCGCGGTGCTGATCGACCGCAGCGCCAGCATGCAACGAGAGGACCTTTGGGATCAGGCCGTCAAGAAAGCCGAAGCGGTTCTAACCGACCTTTCTGCCCAAGATCAATTCGCGGTGTTTGTGTTCGACACCGAAACCGATCGAATCTGGGAAACATCACTCGCCGCAACATCCGATGAACGCCAGAGCGCACTCGCTTTGCAGGCACTGACGGAAATCCAACCGACTTGGCGAGCCACGGACCTCGGATCCGCTCTTCGCGAAGCCGCGGATTGGGCTCAGTGGCCGACCGAGTCACGGACTCCTGCCGAAGACAACTCCAGTGAAGCTGAACCGGCAACTCGCAATCAGCCTCCGGGCCCAGCCAGCATCGTGTTGATTTCGGATCTGCAAGACGGGTCCAAGATCGATGCATTGCAGCAAAACACTTGGCCGGAAGAAGTCACGCTGGACATCCGCCGAGTGGTCCCCACCGAACAAGGCAATGCCACCGCAATCGTGATGAACGACCAAACGCGGGAGAACTTGCAAGAATCAACCGGCAACGAATCCAATCGCCAGCTTCCCATCCGAGTCGTCAATTCCAAGCTCGCCTCGCGGTTTGATCTGACGCTGCAATGGGATGACGCGAGCGACAAGCAAACGATCCAGGTTGAGGCCGACGCGACGCAGATTGTTCGCATGGACCAACCCGCGGATTCCGCCACCGCGATTGTTTTGTCCGGTGACGACTCACCGTTTGACAACACGATTCACTGGGTTGCTCCGGAAAAGCGTTCGTATCGGCTGCTGTATGTCGGAGCGTCTGAAGACGATCCTCGCGAAAGTTTGTTTTATTACCTCGAACGTGTTCCGCTCGACAACGCAACGCGAACGGTCTCGATGGAAACCGTTGCCGTCCCGCAGCTGCCTTCCGACCTTGACCCTCGCGAGTGCCCATTGGTGGTGGTCGGCGATGTCGCCACCAACGACTCGTTCTCTCAAACCCTTCGAACCTACGCCGAAGCCGGCGGCCGCGTGCTGTTCGTGATGGATGAATCGGACAGTGCATCGGATGTTCTGAACTGCCTTGCAGCGATCACCGACGACGATTCGCTTTCCACCCAGGAAGCCAAAATTGATGACTACGCCATGTGGTCGCGAGTGGATTTCTCATCCCCCGTGTTCGCTTCGATGGCGGACCCGCAGTTCAACGATTTCAGCAAGATTCAATTTTGGAATCACCGTGACGTTTCCGGACTGGAAGAGGCCGACTGGAACATTTTGGCGACCTTCGATTCCGGGGCACCGGCACTGGCTCAGTCTGGCAACATCTGGTTGCTAACAACGGGCTGGCAACCATCATCGAGCCAATTGGCTTTGTCGACCAAGTTCATCCCCTTGATCGCGCAGATGTTCTCTGGCAACGAGCGAGTGGCTACTTCGGTGGCTGGCCACGTGGTCGGCACGCCGCTTCCCTGGCCGCCAACCGAAGGCGCGGAACTGGTTCGCTCGGACGGTGAGTCTTCGCCTTACGAGCAAGCCTCGGACGCCGACTTTGTTGATCGCCCAGGCGTGTACCAACTGAAATTGCCCGACGAAGAACCCATCACCTTCGCCAGCAACCTATCAGAATCCGAGAGTCAAACGGATGCGATGGACGAAGACACGCTCGAACGTTTGGGCATCGGCTTGGGCGAAGCAGCCACGGCTGAAAAACTGACTCAAGCGACGCTGCAACTGCGAGATCGCGAATTGGAAAGCAACCAACGTTTGTGGCAATGGTTGTTGCTCGCCGCGATCGGACTGTTGGTGATCGAAACCCTTTGGGGAGGACGCTATGCGAAACGAATTGCTTGA
- a CDS encoding exodeoxyribonuclease III, translating into MKLISWNVNGIRASMNKGFREFVESEQPDVLCLQETKAEPEQVDLSWADELGYHQFWNTATKKGYSGVSTWSRVEPSNVTKGLDLEEHDNEGRVLTTTFADFHLVNVYTPNSQRGLARLEYRMQWDEAFLDYVQKLNRRKPVLFCGDVNCAHQEIDLANPKSNRKNAGFSDQERAGLDAITEAGFVDSFRQFEDGPGHYSWWTYRSDARARNIGWRLDYFWVAKKFWDHVADARIRCEIHGSDHCPVELTLK; encoded by the coding sequence TTGAAACTGATTTCATGGAACGTCAACGGCATCCGTGCCTCAATGAACAAGGGTTTTCGCGAATTTGTCGAAAGCGAACAGCCTGATGTGCTGTGTCTGCAAGAGACGAAGGCGGAACCCGAACAAGTCGATTTGTCATGGGCGGATGAGCTGGGGTACCACCAGTTTTGGAACACGGCGACCAAGAAAGGTTACTCCGGTGTTTCGACCTGGAGTCGCGTGGAACCCTCCAACGTCACCAAGGGGTTGGACCTCGAGGAACATGACAACGAAGGCCGCGTGCTGACAACGACGTTCGCTGACTTTCACTTGGTCAATGTTTACACGCCGAACTCCCAGCGAGGCCTGGCTCGTTTGGAGTACCGGATGCAGTGGGACGAAGCCTTCCTGGACTACGTCCAAAAACTGAATCGTCGCAAACCTGTTTTATTCTGCGGCGACGTCAACTGCGCCCACCAAGAAATCGATTTGGCGAATCCCAAGTCCAATCGCAAAAACGCGGGCTTCAGCGATCAAGAGCGAGCGGGATTGGACGCCATCACCGAGGCTGGTTTCGTGGACTCTTTCCGACAATTTGAGGATGGCCCGGGGCACTATTCTTGGTGGACGTATCGCAGCGATGCTCGAGCCCGGAACATTGGGTGGCGTTTGGATTACTTCTGGGTCGCCAAGAAGTTCTGGGATCACGTCGCCGATGCACGGATTCGATGCGAGATCCATGGTTCGGACCACTGCCCTGTTGAGTTGACGTTGAAGTGA
- a CDS encoding DUF58 domain-containing protein — translation MSWFQRQSRSSRKATDGHPDSSQANAPGTSRAEGETAASMDPHALMRIKNLQLRSKLVVEGFFGGLHRSPLHGASVEFSEYRAYSPGDDPRGLDWKLFARTDRYYIKKFEDETNRRCYLLVDQSQSMGYGSLEYTKMEYARTLAATLAYFLTLQRDHVGLMTFDEAIADVVPARSRVGHLRQILACLARPTSGSGTDINGPISQIAAITRRRGLVVLISDMLSPTEELQRSLALLRSRQHEVIVLRILDPNEVHLSVDESKVLVDMETGRKIQVDPDATRKAYQAAFQEHAAAVESICNAVGAAIYTSTTDRPLQESLSDFVSAHQRRCVGVSRAGMLSSGGTSR, via the coding sequence TTGAGCTGGTTCCAACGTCAATCTCGCTCGTCACGGAAAGCCACCGACGGCCATCCGGACTCGTCTCAGGCGAACGCTCCGGGGACCTCGCGCGCCGAGGGTGAAACCGCGGCCTCGATGGACCCGCATGCATTGATGCGGATCAAAAATTTACAGTTGCGATCGAAGCTGGTTGTGGAGGGCTTCTTCGGCGGTTTGCATCGCAGTCCTTTGCATGGGGCCTCGGTCGAGTTCAGCGAATACCGAGCCTACTCACCCGGCGACGACCCGCGGGGACTGGACTGGAAACTGTTCGCCCGCACCGATCGCTATTACATCAAGAAATTCGAAGACGAAACCAACCGGCGTTGTTACTTGCTGGTCGACCAAAGCCAGTCAATGGGTTACGGATCGCTCGAATACACCAAGATGGAATACGCCAGAACATTGGCCGCCACGCTGGCCTACTTCCTGACGTTGCAACGTGACCATGTTGGACTGATGACGTTCGATGAAGCGATCGCAGACGTCGTTCCCGCTCGCAGCCGCGTTGGCCATCTCCGTCAGATCCTCGCCTGCCTGGCACGTCCCACATCGGGCTCTGGAACCGACATCAACGGACCAATCTCTCAAATCGCTGCCATCACTCGCCGTCGTGGTTTGGTGGTGCTGATCAGCGACATGCTCTCGCCCACCGAAGAACTGCAACGTTCCCTCGCCTTGCTGCGGTCGCGACAACACGAAGTGATCGTGCTGAGGATCCTGGACCCCAACGAAGTTCATCTTTCGGTGGATGAATCCAAAGTGTTGGTGGACATGGAAACCGGACGCAAAATCCAGGTCGACCCGGACGCGACTCGCAAAGCCTATCAAGCCGCCTTCCAAGAACACGCCGCGGCAGTTGAGTCCATCTGCAATGCGGTGGGCGCTGCGATTTACACCAGCACCACCGACCGACCACTGCAAGAGTCGCTGTCAGACTTCGTCTCCGCTCACCAACGGCGCTGTGTGGGCGTCAGTCGAGCTGGCATGCTGAGTTCGGGAGGCACTTCCAGATGA
- a CDS encoding AAA family ATPase codes for MAVRVDVHELIQLLEITPPDQNIMLVGKHGIGKSQIIATHFSSRGMKVVPFFLGQMSDPGDLIGLLHKEEATGRSEFLPPFWWPVDEQPIVLFLDELNRARPEILQSVMELALNKTLAGKRLPAGSVIISAVNEGDEYQLTDLDPALVSRFNLYQFAPTVDDWLLWADQHKVDDRVTGFVQQQPQYLDGEGIAPAAQDVDSMSGLVKTPDRRGWARVSEILCGVETIEPVHVKLIAGVVGSPAAMAFRRSLASRLPVTPDQVLLHFTKHRKAIEKMALGELLMLNEQLLVHLVGDPYADADRTKALKGMLGYLKLLRKRKLDEAVAHLVSMTDQPKYEPAMEFFAESMELTTLLTEYVEGIRIQ; via the coding sequence TTGGCTGTTCGAGTTGATGTTCATGAGTTGATTCAGTTGCTCGAAATCACTCCGCCGGACCAAAACATCATGTTGGTCGGGAAGCACGGGATCGGGAAATCGCAGATCATCGCGACGCATTTTTCGTCGCGTGGGATGAAAGTCGTGCCGTTTTTCTTGGGGCAAATGAGTGACCCTGGCGATCTGATCGGTTTGCTGCACAAGGAGGAGGCCACCGGGAGAAGCGAGTTTTTGCCACCGTTTTGGTGGCCGGTCGATGAGCAACCGATCGTGCTGTTCTTGGACGAACTCAATCGGGCTCGGCCGGAAATCCTGCAATCCGTGATGGAGTTGGCGCTGAACAAAACCCTGGCGGGCAAGCGGTTGCCGGCCGGCAGCGTGATCATCTCAGCGGTCAACGAAGGCGATGAATACCAGCTCACCGATTTGGATCCCGCACTCGTTTCGCGTTTCAATCTGTACCAGTTCGCCCCGACGGTGGACGATTGGTTGCTGTGGGCGGACCAACACAAGGTCGATGATCGTGTCACCGGGTTCGTGCAACAGCAGCCTCAGTACCTGGACGGCGAAGGGATCGCACCCGCCGCCCAAGACGTGGATTCGATGTCAGGGCTGGTCAAAACTCCTGACCGCCGCGGTTGGGCTCGCGTGTCCGAGATTCTATGCGGCGTCGAAACGATCGAGCCGGTGCACGTCAAGCTGATTGCCGGGGTCGTGGGCTCGCCCGCCGCGATGGCATTCCGAAGAAGCCTCGCATCGCGGTTGCCGGTGACGCCGGATCAAGTGTTGTTGCACTTCACCAAGCACCGCAAAGCGATCGAGAAGATGGCGTTGGGAGAGCTGTTGATGTTGAACGAGCAGTTGCTGGTTCACTTGGTGGGCGATCCCTACGCCGACGCGGATCGAACCAAAGCTCTCAAGGGCATGCTGGGCTACTTGAAGCTGCTTCGCAAACGGAAACTGGATGAGGCGGTCGCTCACTTGGTTTCGATGACCGATCAACCGAAGTACGAACCTGCGATGGAGTTCTTTGCGGAGTCGATGGAGCTGACGACTTTGTTGACCGAGTATGTCGAGGGGATCCGAATTCAGTGA
- a CDS encoding AIM24 family protein yields the protein MSERRYSLERFLEKTRDKDLDQGLFELESDRMLDINLNGEVWTKMGSMVAYTGNVKFEREGILSQGLGNLLKKAVSGEGTALTKVSGKGSVFCADSGKKITILELQNEAICVNGNDLLAFEMSLNYNIKMMKKMTAMLAGGLFNIRLEGTGMVAITSHYDPITLPVTPHQPVVTDPNATVLWSGQLEPQLKTDVQFKTMLGRGSGESLQFLFQGHGFVVVQPYEEVVFQNQG from the coding sequence ATGAGTGAAAGACGCTATTCCCTCGAACGCTTTTTGGAGAAAACTCGGGACAAGGACCTCGACCAGGGGCTGTTTGAACTGGAATCGGACCGCATGCTCGACATCAACCTCAACGGGGAGGTGTGGACCAAGATGGGATCGATGGTCGCTTACACCGGCAATGTGAAGTTCGAACGCGAGGGCATTCTCTCGCAGGGGCTGGGCAATTTGCTGAAGAAGGCCGTCTCCGGCGAAGGCACGGCACTCACCAAAGTCAGCGGCAAAGGCTCCGTTTTCTGCGCGGACAGCGGCAAGAAGATCACGATTCTTGAACTGCAAAATGAAGCGATCTGTGTCAACGGAAACGACCTCCTCGCGTTCGAAATGTCATTGAACTACAACATCAAAATGATGAAGAAGATGACCGCGATGTTGGCGGGCGGGTTGTTCAATATCCGCCTGGAAGGCACGGGCATGGTTGCGATCACCAGCCACTATGATCCGATCACGTTGCCGGTCACACCTCATCAGCCCGTCGTGACGGACCCGAATGCAACCGTGCTGTGGTCCGGGCAACTGGAACCTCAACTCAAGACCGACGTGCAGTTCAAAACCATGCTCGGTCGCGGTTCAGGTGAATCGTTGCAGTTTCTTTTCCAGGGACATGGCTTTGTGGTGGTTCAGCCCTACGAAGAAGTTGTGTTTCAAAACCAAGGTTGA